A window of the Isosphaera pallida ATCC 43644 genome harbors these coding sequences:
- a CDS encoding response regulator has protein sequence MGLRNYNTTANLTVLPSGVADAQPQARRFRVLVAESRWDVARLINRFLTRLDCATDVVVNAAAAVGACRLKWYDLALLDLEMARSQGFYAAFRMRAQGFQQPIVAITSRRGEVRLGGRPPMGFDDYLLKPFGIDRLRTIIQGIKREMTTLDPFSTAADSPSPDPAAMSIPSGAASDLVELLTYLSRLPETCWTLQEAQQQRKGYIIAAFAHQIVGMADLHELGPLKGVAARLGQAAHSGDWNRVQICLDSLKEIAQIYLDSMSRRPPK, from the coding sequence ATGGGACTAAGAAACTACAACACAACCGCGAACCTGACCGTATTGCCCTCGGGGGTGGCGGATGCCCAACCCCAGGCAAGGCGCTTTCGGGTTCTCGTGGCCGAAAGCCGGTGGGATGTCGCCCGCCTGATTAATCGGTTTCTCACCCGTTTGGACTGCGCTACCGACGTTGTGGTCAATGCAGCCGCGGCCGTCGGAGCCTGTCGGTTGAAATGGTACGATCTTGCCTTGCTCGATCTGGAGATGGCGCGTTCACAGGGATTTTACGCAGCGTTCCGGATGAGGGCCCAGGGGTTTCAGCAACCGATTGTGGCGATCACCTCTCGCCGCGGCGAGGTTCGGCTCGGCGGGCGTCCGCCGATGGGATTCGACGATTACTTGCTCAAACCGTTTGGAATCGACCGACTCCGAACGATCATTCAGGGGATCAAGCGCGAGATGACCACCCTCGATCCTTTTTCCACAGCGGCTGACTCGCCGTCGCCGGATCCGGCAGCTATGAGTATCCCGAGTGGGGCCGCGTCCGATTTGGTCGAACTGTTAACCTACCTGAGCCGCCTGCCGGAGACTTGCTGGACCCTCCAGGAAGCTCAACAACAGCGCAAAGGGTATATCATCGCGGCGTTCGCCCACCAAATCGTTGGCATGGCCGACTTGCACGAGCTTGGTCCACTCAAGGGGGTGGCCGCACGGTTGGGGCAGGCGGCTCACTCCGGCGATTGGAACCGGGTGCAAATCTGCCTCGATTCCTTGAAGGAAATCGCCCAAATCTACCTGGACTCCATGTCGCGCCGCCCCCCGAAGTGA
- a CDS encoding aldehyde dehydrogenase family protein yields MVATASPIQAPPIHQTRLLINNEWVDASDGATFETLNPATGEVIARVAHATAQDVDRAVKAARNALEHGPWGRMDAPDRGRLLLKLADLVEAHANELAALESLNCGKTIRDSRGDVQAVANTLRYYGGWADKIEGRVVPTRGSFLSYTLRQPVGVVGQIIPWNFPLLMLAWKWGPALAAGCTVVMKPAEQTPLSALRMGELAIEVGFPPGVINLVNGMGETMGDALVVHPDVDKIAFTGHVDTAKIIQKRAADTLKRVTFELGGKSPNVVFADADLDQAVEGAFHSIYFHGGQCCTAGSRLFVEKSIHAEFVERLAAKARARKLGDPLDPTTEQGPQVSREQLDKILSYIQLGQQEGARLVTGGRTPSERGFYVEPTIFDNARDDMKLVREEIFGPVVAVLPFESMRDLIPRANDTTYGLAAAIWTKDLDKAHLYAQKVKAGTVWVNCYHVVDTCTPFGGFKMSGQGRENGEEALDHYTETKTVTIKLG; encoded by the coding sequence ATGGTCGCCACCGCCTCTCCCATTCAGGCTCCACCGATTCATCAAACACGACTTCTTATCAACAACGAGTGGGTCGACGCCTCCGACGGTGCGACCTTCGAAACCCTCAACCCCGCCACCGGTGAGGTCATTGCCCGCGTGGCCCACGCCACGGCTCAGGATGTGGATCGCGCTGTCAAAGCGGCCCGCAACGCGCTGGAACACGGTCCCTGGGGACGCATGGACGCCCCCGATCGGGGTCGTTTGTTGCTCAAGCTCGCCGATCTGGTCGAAGCTCACGCCAACGAACTGGCAGCGCTGGAGTCACTCAACTGCGGCAAGACGATCCGCGATTCGCGGGGCGACGTTCAAGCCGTCGCCAACACCCTTCGCTATTACGGTGGCTGGGCCGACAAGATCGAGGGCCGGGTGGTGCCGACCCGGGGCTCGTTCCTGAGCTACACCCTCCGACAGCCCGTCGGGGTCGTCGGACAAATCATCCCCTGGAATTTTCCGCTGTTGATGCTCGCCTGGAAGTGGGGTCCAGCCCTGGCCGCCGGTTGCACGGTGGTCATGAAGCCGGCCGAACAAACCCCCCTCTCCGCGCTCCGCATGGGTGAACTGGCCATCGAGGTCGGGTTCCCGCCCGGCGTGATCAATCTGGTCAACGGCATGGGCGAAACCATGGGCGACGCCCTGGTTGTTCACCCTGACGTGGATAAAATCGCGTTTACTGGTCATGTGGACACCGCCAAAATCATTCAAAAGCGCGCCGCCGATACCCTCAAGCGGGTCACCTTCGAGTTGGGCGGCAAGAGTCCCAACGTGGTTTTCGCCGACGCGGATCTCGATCAAGCGGTGGAGGGAGCGTTCCACTCGATCTATTTCCACGGTGGCCAGTGTTGCACCGCGGGCAGCCGGTTGTTCGTGGAGAAGTCGATTCACGCGGAATTCGTCGAACGTCTGGCCGCCAAGGCCCGCGCTCGCAAACTCGGTGATCCACTCGACCCCACCACCGAGCAGGGTCCCCAGGTCTCGCGCGAACAACTCGACAAGATTCTGAGCTACATCCAACTGGGACAACAGGAGGGAGCTCGACTTGTCACCGGCGGACGGACTCCCAGCGAACGCGGCTTCTATGTGGAACCAACCATCTTCGACAACGCCCGCGACGACATGAAACTCGTCCGTGAGGAGATCTTCGGCCCCGTCGTAGCCGTCCTCCCCTTCGAATCGATGCGCGACCTCATCCCCCGCGCCAACGACACCACCTATGGCCTGGCGGCGGCTATCTGGACCAAAGACCTCGACAAAGCCCACCTCTACGCACAAAAGGTCAAAGCCGGCACCGTGTGGGTCAACTGCTATCACGTTGTTGATACATGCACCCCATTTGGTGGCTTCAAGATGTCGGGCCAGGGTCGTGAGAATGGCGAGGAGGCGCTCGACCACTACACCGAGACCAAGACGGTGACGATCAAGCTGGGCTAA
- a CDS encoding BlaI/MecI/CopY family transcriptional regulator: MKRPPNVPDSELEVLKVLWDRGASTIREVLTVLEEQGKTWCYATVATLLDRLASKGMAVSLRRGHLHIYKAKVTPNVIEKRRISHLVEHLYNGESGRLVLHLLRNHRLAPHEIEEVRHLLDEMSQPKPKPKAKSLAATRPKAANAPASSSAPKTRRRAK, encoded by the coding sequence ATGAAGCGCCCTCCCAACGTACCCGATTCGGAACTGGAAGTTCTCAAAGTCCTCTGGGACCGCGGAGCCTCGACCATCCGCGAGGTACTAACAGTTCTGGAGGAGCAAGGCAAAACCTGGTGTTACGCGACCGTCGCCACCCTACTAGATCGTCTGGCCTCCAAAGGGATGGCTGTCAGTCTTCGACGTGGTCACCTGCACATCTACAAAGCCAAGGTCACTCCCAACGTCATTGAAAAACGGCGTATCTCCCACCTAGTCGAGCATCTTTACAACGGCGAATCGGGACGGCTGGTCCTTCACCTGTTGCGAAACCATCGGCTGGCTCCCCACGAGATCGAGGAAGTCCGCCACCTGCTGGACGAAATGTCCCAGCCCAAACCCAAACCCAAGGCCAAATCCCTCGCCGCGACCCGACCCAAAGCCGCCAACGCCCCGGCGTCCTCCTCGGCTCCCAAAACCCGAAGGCGGGCGAAGTAA